Proteins co-encoded in one Corylus avellana chromosome ca9, CavTom2PMs-1.0 genomic window:
- the LOC132191522 gene encoding probable UDP-N-acetylglucosamine--peptide N-acetylglucosaminyltransferase SPINDLY isoform X2, translated as MLLTSYQKALRADSSYKPAAECLAIVLTDLGTSLKLAGSVQEGIQKYYEALKIDPHYAPAYYNLGVVYSEMMQFDMALNCYEKAAFERPMYAEAYCNMGVIYKNRGDLESAIACYERCLAVSPNFEIAKNNMAIALTDLGTKVKLEGDINQGVAYYKKALYYNWHYADAMYNLGVAYGEMLKFDMAIVFYELAFHFNPQCAEACNNLGVIYKDRDNLDKAVECYQLALTIKPNFSQSLNNLGVVYTVQGKMDTAASLIEKAIIANPTYAEAYNNLGVLYRDAGNISLAIDAYEQCLKIDPDSRNAGQNRLLAMNYINEGHDDKLFEAHRDWGKRFMRLYPQYTSWENPKDPERPLVIGYVSPDFFTHSVSYFIEAPLAYHDYANFKVVVYSAVVKADAKTIRFKERVIKKGGIWRDIYGIDEKKVASMVREDKVDILVELTGHTANNKLGMMACRPAPLQVTWIGYPNTTGLPTIDYRITDSLADPPETKQKHVEELVRLPECFLCYTPSAEAGPIAPTPALSNGFITFGSFNNLAKITPKVLQVWARILCAVPNSRLVVKCKPFCCDSVRERFLSTLEQLGLEPLRVDLLPLILLNHDHMQAYSLMDISLDTFPYAGTTTTCESLYMGVPCVTMAGSVHAHNVGVSLLSKVGLERLVAKNEEEYVQLALQLASDITALSNLRMSLRDLMSKSPVCDGTKFALGLESTYRNMWYRYCKGDLPSSRHMEMLQQPAVTEGPTIKILEPTRNTNSRESPPGSIKTNGFGPLPPMLNVSTCEENGGQLNQNIKSGKLS; from the exons ATGCTTTTGACA TCATATCAGAAGGCTCTGAGAGCGGACTCCTCATACAAACCAGCTGCGGAATGCCTAGCCATTGTCTTAACAGATCTTGGAACCAGCTTAAAGCTTGCTGGTAGCGTTCAGGAGGGAATTCAGAAGTATTATGAAGCACTCAAGATAGATCCACACTATGCT CCTGCATATTATAATCTTGGTGTTGTCTATTCTGAGATGATGCAATTTGACATGGCCCTTAATTGCTACGAGAAGGCTGCATTTGAGAGGCCTATGTATGCTGAAGCATATTGCAACATGGGTGTCATTTACAAAAATCGTGGTGACTTGGAGTCAGCTATTGCTTGTTATGAGAG GTGTCTAGCTGTTTCACCAAACTTTGAGATTGCAAAGAATAATATGGCAATAGCCCTGACAGATTTAGGAACAAAG GTTAAATTGGAGGGAGACATCAATCAAGGTGTTGCATATTACAAGAAGGCTTTGTATTACAATTGGCACTATGCTGATGCTATGTATAATCTTGGGGTTGCTTATGGTGAAATGCTTAAGTTCGACATG GCTATTGTTTTCTATGAACTCGCTTTCCACTTCAATCCCCAATGTGCGGAGGCATGCAACAATCTAGGAGTAATATACAAAGATCGAGACAACCTTGACAAAGCTGTAGAATGTTACCAG TTGGCTCTGAcgatcaaaccaaacttctcacaaTCTTTGAACAATCTTGGTGTTGTTTACACTGTCCAG GGTAAAATGGATACCGCTGCAAGCTTGATCGAGAAAGCCATCATTGCAAATCCCACATATGCGGAGGCATATAATAACTTag GGGTTCTTTATAGAGATGCTGGCAATATATCTCTCGCTATTGATGCTTATGAGCAATGCCTTAAGATAGATCCTGACTCCCGAAATGCAGGCCAG AATCGATTGCTTGCGATGAATTACATAAATGAAGGACATGATGATAAACTTTTTGAGGCTCACAG GGATTGGGGTAAGCGCTTTATGCGGTTATATCCACAGTACACATCGTGGGAGAATCCTAAGGACCCGGAACGACCACTTGTGATTGGATATGTATCTCCTGATTTTTTTACTCATTCTGTATCATATTTTATAGAAGCCCCCCTCGCCTATCATGACTATGCAAATTTCAAGGTGGTTGTTTATTCAGCAGTTGTGAAG GCAGATGCAAAAACTATTAGGTTTAAGGAGAGAGTCATAAAAAAGGGTGGGATATGGAGAGATATATATGGGATTGATGAAAAGAAGGTGGCAAGCATGGTTAGAGAAGATAAAGTTGACATCTTGGTAGAACTTACTGGTCATACAGCTAACAATAAGTTGGGAATGATGGCTTGCCGACCTGCACCTCTCCAG GTTACTTGGATTGGCTACCCAAATACAACCGGTTTGCCTACAATTGACTATAGAATCACTGATTCACTGGCAGACCCTCCTGAAACAAAGCAGAA GCATGTTGAGGAGTTAGTTCGATTACCTGAATGCTTCCTTTGTTATACACCTTCCGCTGAGGCTGGGCCAATCGCCCCAACACCTGCTCTTTCCAATGGCTTTATTACATTTGGTAGCTTTAATAATCTTGCTAAG ATTACGCCTAAGGTGTTGCAAGTTTGGGCAAGGATTCTATGTGCTGTTCCAAATTCTCGTCTTGTGGTGAAGTGTAAGCCTTTTTGCTGTGATAGTGTTAGAGAGAGATTTCTTTCAACACTGGAGCAACTGGGGTTGGAACCTCTACGTGTTGATCTTCTGCCACTGATTCTTCTTAACCACGATCATATGCAAGCGTATTCTCTTATGGACATTAG TTTGGATACTTTCCCGTATGCTGGAACCACAACAACATGTGAATCTTTGTACATGGGAGTTCCATGTGTTACTATGGCTGGTTCAGTACATGCTCACAATGTTGGCGTGAGTCTTCTCAGCAAAGTTG GTTTGGAACGTCTCGTTgccaaaaatgaagaagaatatgTCCAATTGGCACTGCAGTTGGCCTCTGACATTACGGCACTCTCAAATTTGAGGATGTCTCTTCGCGACCTTATGTCCAAGTCCCCTGTCTGTGATGGAACAAAGTTTGCCCTTGGTCTTGAGTCAACATACCGAAACATGTGGTACAGGTACTGCAAAGGCGATTTGCCATCTTCAAGGCACATGGAAATGCTACAACAGCCGGCAGTTACTGAAGGGCCAACTATAAAAATTTTGGAACCGACGAGGAATACAAATTCAAGAGAAAGCCCTCCTGGATCCATCAAGACCAATGGATTCGGTCCACTTCCACCAATGCTGAATGTGTCCACTTGTGAAGAAAATgggggtcaattgaatcaaaatatTAAGTCAGGCAAGCTGAGCTGA
- the LOC132191522 gene encoding probable UDP-N-acetylglucosamine--peptide N-acetylglucosaminyltransferase SPINDLY isoform X1 produces the protein MAWSEKVVDNGRERDPIRDNGFLNGSQSSPSTSSSLVGVAPVHKRFEGKDAISYANILRSRNKFVEALALYESVLEKDSGNVEAHIGKGICLQMQNRPKVAFESFSEVIRLDPQNACALTYCGILYKDEGCLVEAAESYQKALRADSSYKPAAECLAIVLTDLGTSLKLAGSVQEGIQKYYEALKIDPHYAPAYYNLGVVYSEMMQFDMALNCYEKAAFERPMYAEAYCNMGVIYKNRGDLESAIACYERCLAVSPNFEIAKNNMAIALTDLGTKVKLEGDINQGVAYYKKALYYNWHYADAMYNLGVAYGEMLKFDMAIVFYELAFHFNPQCAEACNNLGVIYKDRDNLDKAVECYQLALTIKPNFSQSLNNLGVVYTVQGKMDTAASLIEKAIIANPTYAEAYNNLGVLYRDAGNISLAIDAYEQCLKIDPDSRNAGQNRLLAMNYINEGHDDKLFEAHRDWGKRFMRLYPQYTSWENPKDPERPLVIGYVSPDFFTHSVSYFIEAPLAYHDYANFKVVVYSAVVKADAKTIRFKERVIKKGGIWRDIYGIDEKKVASMVREDKVDILVELTGHTANNKLGMMACRPAPLQVTWIGYPNTTGLPTIDYRITDSLADPPETKQKHVEELVRLPECFLCYTPSAEAGPIAPTPALSNGFITFGSFNNLAKITPKVLQVWARILCAVPNSRLVVKCKPFCCDSVRERFLSTLEQLGLEPLRVDLLPLILLNHDHMQAYSLMDISLDTFPYAGTTTTCESLYMGVPCVTMAGSVHAHNVGVSLLSKVGLERLVAKNEEEYVQLALQLASDITALSNLRMSLRDLMSKSPVCDGTKFALGLESTYRNMWYRYCKGDLPSSRHMEMLQQPAVTEGPTIKILEPTRNTNSRESPPGSIKTNGFGPLPPMLNVSTCEENGGQLNQNIKSGKLS, from the exons ATGGCGTGGTCGGAGAAAGTTGTTGATAATGGGAGAGAGAGGGACCCAATTCGGGATAATGGCTTCTTGAACGGATCGCAGTCGTCTCCTAGTACTAGCAGCTCTCTTGTAGGTGTCGCTCCGGTGCACAAGAGGTTTGAAGGGAAAGATGCCATTTCTTATGCTAACATTCTTCGTTCGAGGAACAAGTTTGTTGAGGCTCTTGCTCTCTACGAGAGTGTCTTGGAGAAAGATAGTGGTAATGTGGAAGCTCACATTGGCAAAGGGATATGCCTGCAAATGCAGAATAGGCCAAAGGTTGCATTTGAGAGTTTTTCTGAGGTGATCAGATTGGATCCACAGAATGCTTGTGCCCTCACATATTGTGGTATTTTGTACAAAGATGAGGGTTGCCTAGTGGAGGCTGCTGAG TCATATCAGAAGGCTCTGAGAGCGGACTCCTCATACAAACCAGCTGCGGAATGCCTAGCCATTGTCTTAACAGATCTTGGAACCAGCTTAAAGCTTGCTGGTAGCGTTCAGGAGGGAATTCAGAAGTATTATGAAGCACTCAAGATAGATCCACACTATGCT CCTGCATATTATAATCTTGGTGTTGTCTATTCTGAGATGATGCAATTTGACATGGCCCTTAATTGCTACGAGAAGGCTGCATTTGAGAGGCCTATGTATGCTGAAGCATATTGCAACATGGGTGTCATTTACAAAAATCGTGGTGACTTGGAGTCAGCTATTGCTTGTTATGAGAG GTGTCTAGCTGTTTCACCAAACTTTGAGATTGCAAAGAATAATATGGCAATAGCCCTGACAGATTTAGGAACAAAG GTTAAATTGGAGGGAGACATCAATCAAGGTGTTGCATATTACAAGAAGGCTTTGTATTACAATTGGCACTATGCTGATGCTATGTATAATCTTGGGGTTGCTTATGGTGAAATGCTTAAGTTCGACATG GCTATTGTTTTCTATGAACTCGCTTTCCACTTCAATCCCCAATGTGCGGAGGCATGCAACAATCTAGGAGTAATATACAAAGATCGAGACAACCTTGACAAAGCTGTAGAATGTTACCAG TTGGCTCTGAcgatcaaaccaaacttctcacaaTCTTTGAACAATCTTGGTGTTGTTTACACTGTCCAG GGTAAAATGGATACCGCTGCAAGCTTGATCGAGAAAGCCATCATTGCAAATCCCACATATGCGGAGGCATATAATAACTTag GGGTTCTTTATAGAGATGCTGGCAATATATCTCTCGCTATTGATGCTTATGAGCAATGCCTTAAGATAGATCCTGACTCCCGAAATGCAGGCCAG AATCGATTGCTTGCGATGAATTACATAAATGAAGGACATGATGATAAACTTTTTGAGGCTCACAG GGATTGGGGTAAGCGCTTTATGCGGTTATATCCACAGTACACATCGTGGGAGAATCCTAAGGACCCGGAACGACCACTTGTGATTGGATATGTATCTCCTGATTTTTTTACTCATTCTGTATCATATTTTATAGAAGCCCCCCTCGCCTATCATGACTATGCAAATTTCAAGGTGGTTGTTTATTCAGCAGTTGTGAAG GCAGATGCAAAAACTATTAGGTTTAAGGAGAGAGTCATAAAAAAGGGTGGGATATGGAGAGATATATATGGGATTGATGAAAAGAAGGTGGCAAGCATGGTTAGAGAAGATAAAGTTGACATCTTGGTAGAACTTACTGGTCATACAGCTAACAATAAGTTGGGAATGATGGCTTGCCGACCTGCACCTCTCCAG GTTACTTGGATTGGCTACCCAAATACAACCGGTTTGCCTACAATTGACTATAGAATCACTGATTCACTGGCAGACCCTCCTGAAACAAAGCAGAA GCATGTTGAGGAGTTAGTTCGATTACCTGAATGCTTCCTTTGTTATACACCTTCCGCTGAGGCTGGGCCAATCGCCCCAACACCTGCTCTTTCCAATGGCTTTATTACATTTGGTAGCTTTAATAATCTTGCTAAG ATTACGCCTAAGGTGTTGCAAGTTTGGGCAAGGATTCTATGTGCTGTTCCAAATTCTCGTCTTGTGGTGAAGTGTAAGCCTTTTTGCTGTGATAGTGTTAGAGAGAGATTTCTTTCAACACTGGAGCAACTGGGGTTGGAACCTCTACGTGTTGATCTTCTGCCACTGATTCTTCTTAACCACGATCATATGCAAGCGTATTCTCTTATGGACATTAG TTTGGATACTTTCCCGTATGCTGGAACCACAACAACATGTGAATCTTTGTACATGGGAGTTCCATGTGTTACTATGGCTGGTTCAGTACATGCTCACAATGTTGGCGTGAGTCTTCTCAGCAAAGTTG GTTTGGAACGTCTCGTTgccaaaaatgaagaagaatatgTCCAATTGGCACTGCAGTTGGCCTCTGACATTACGGCACTCTCAAATTTGAGGATGTCTCTTCGCGACCTTATGTCCAAGTCCCCTGTCTGTGATGGAACAAAGTTTGCCCTTGGTCTTGAGTCAACATACCGAAACATGTGGTACAGGTACTGCAAAGGCGATTTGCCATCTTCAAGGCACATGGAAATGCTACAACAGCCGGCAGTTACTGAAGGGCCAACTATAAAAATTTTGGAACCGACGAGGAATACAAATTCAAGAGAAAGCCCTCCTGGATCCATCAAGACCAATGGATTCGGTCCACTTCCACCAATGCTGAATGTGTCCACTTGTGAAGAAAATgggggtcaattgaatcaaaatatTAAGTCAGGCAAGCTGAGCTGA